One Arvicanthis niloticus isolate mArvNil1 chromosome 3, mArvNil1.pat.X, whole genome shotgun sequence DNA segment encodes these proteins:
- the Znf503 gene encoding zinc finger protein 503, which yields MSTAPSLSALRSSKHSGGGGGGSGSADPAWTSALSGNCSGHGPGSSPAGSTKPFVHAVPPSDPLRQANRLPIKVLKMLTARTGHILHPEYLQPLPSTPVSPIELDAKKSPLALLAQTCSQIGKPDPSPSSKLSSVASNGGGAGGTGSGAGGDKDAKSGPLKLSDIGVEDKSSFKPYSKPGSDKKEPGGGGGGGGGGGGGGGVAAEKSGFRVPSATCQPFTPRTGSPSSSASACSPGGMLPSAGGGPEGKDDKKDPEAGGGGSGKGSGGASADGVPAGLAHGRISCGAGINVDVNQHSEGGPGGKSLGSDCGGSSSSSSGSGPSAPTSSSVLGSGLVAPVSPYKPGQTVFPLPPAGMTYPGSLAGAYAGYPPQFLPHGVALDPTKPGSLVGAQLAAAAAGSLGCSKPAGSSPLAGASPPSVMTASLCRDPYCLSYHCASHLAGAAAASASCAHDPAAAAAALKSGYPLVYPTHPLHGVHSSLTAAAAAGATPPSLAGHPLYPYGFMLPNDPLPHICNWVSANGPCDKRFATSEELLSHLRTHTAFPGTDKLLSGYPSSSSLASAAAAAMACHMHIPTSGAPGSPGTLALRSPHHALGLSSRYHPYSKSPLPTPGAPVPVPAATGPYYSPYALYGQRLTTASALGYQ from the exons ATGAGCACAGCGCCCTCGCTTTCTGCCCTAAGAAGCAGTAAGcacagcggcggcggcggcggcggcagtggCAGTGCGGACCCTGCCTGGACCAGCGCGCTTTCTGGAAATTGCTCCGGCCACGGCCCAGGCTCCTCCCCGGCCGGCAGCACCAAGCCTTTTGTGCACGCTGTGCCCCCCTCTGACCCCTTGCGCCAGGCTAACCGCCTGCCCATCAAGGTGCTGAAGATGCTGACGGCACGGACTGGCCACATTTTGCACCCAGAGTATCTGCAACCCCTGCCTTCCACGCCCGTCAGCCCCATCGAG CTGGACGCCAAGAAGAGCCCACTGGCGCTGCTGGCTCAAACATGTTCGCAGATAGGGAAGCCGGACCCTTCGCCCTCTTCCAAACTCTCCTCGGTCGCCTCCAATGGGGGCGGCGCGGGTGGTACAGGCAGTGGAGCCGGGGGCGACAAGGACGCCAAGTCGGGCCCCCTGAAGCTAAGCGACATCGGCGTGGAAGACAAGTCGAGTTTCAAGCCTTACTCCAAACCCGGCTCAGATAAGAAGGAGCCGGGAGGCGGCGgtggaggcggcggcggcgggggcggCGGCGGGGGTGTTGCTGCGGAGAAGTCAGGATTCCGGGTACCGAGCGCCACCTGCCAGCCATTTACGCCCAGGACAGGCAGTCCCAGCTCCAGCGCCTCGGCCTGTTCGCCGGGAGGCATGCTGCCTTCCGCCGGGGGCGGCCCGGAGGGCAAGGACGACAAGAAAGATCCGGAAGCTGGCGGCGGTGGCAGCGGCAAGGGCTCCGGGGGCGCCTCGGCGGACGGGGTACCCGCCGGGCTGGCGCACGGCCGGATTAGCTGCGGCGCCGGAATTAACGTGGACGTGAACCAGCACTCGGAAGGGGGTCCAGGAGGCAAGTCTCTAGGCTCGGACTGTGGTGGCTCTTCCAGCTCCAGCTCGGGTTCAGGCCCCAGCGCGCCCACCTCGTCGTCGGTGTTGGGCTCCGGTCTGGTGGCCCCGGTATCTCCCTACAAACCGGGCCAGACAGTGTTCCCTCTACCCCCCGCGGGCATGACCTACCCAGGCAGCCTGGCTGGGGCCTACGCTGGCTACCCACCACAGTTCCTGCCACACGGTGTGGCGCTCGACCccaccaagcctggcagcctGGTAGGGGCTCAGCTGGCAGCGGCCGCAGCCGGCTCTCTTGGCTGCAGTAAGCCAGCGGGTTCGAGTCCTCTGGCCGGGGCGTCGCCGCCTTCAGTGATGACAGCCAGTTTGTGCCGGGACCCATACTGCCTCAGCTACCACTGCGCCAGCCACTTGGCGGGGGCTGCAGCGGCCAGCGCCTCGTGCGCGCACGATCCGGCCGCTGCAGCGGCAGCGCTCAAATCGGGATACCCGCTGGTGTACCCCACGCACCCACTGCACGGCGTGCATTCCTCGCTGACGGCTGCCGCCGCTGCGGGCGCCACACCACCCTCCCTAGCCGGCCACCCCCTCTACCCCTACGGTTTCATGCTCCCTAATGACCCGCTCCCCCACATCTGCAACTGGGTGTCAGCTAATGGGCCGTGCGACAAGCGCTTCGCCACGTCTGAAGAGCTGCTGAGCCACTTGCGGACCCATACGGCCTTCCCAGGGACAGACAAACTGCTGTCGGGCTACCCCAGTTCTTCGTCTCTCGCCAGCGCCGCCGCAGCAGCCATGGCTTGTCACATGCACATCCCCACATCGGGCGCACCGGGCAGCCCAGGGACACTGGCGCTGCGCAGCCCCCACCACGCACTGGGACTCAGCAGCCGCTACCACCCGTACTCCAAGAGCCCGCTCCCCACGCCCGGTGCCCCAGTGCCGGTGCCTGCCGCCACCGGACCGTACTACTCCCCCTATGCCCTCTACGGACAGAGACTGACCACTGCCTCCGCACTGGGGTATCAGTGA